The following proteins are co-located in the Brevibacillus laterosporus DSM 25 genome:
- the spoIIIAE gene encoding stage III sporulation protein AE, producing MAQRCTLLLLFLLLFFADGAIAVASTSENFSPVEKMVKQQAEHLNLQQIETFWKKTLDQYEGYLPDLKQKGFMQLLMEDGGLSPSGMFKGILKFFFHEILMNGKLLSSIIIITVFAMLLESMQNAFEKNTVSVVAYAIAYLVLMVLAMNSFHVAITYAKDAIQGMSDFMLAMIPLVLALLASMGNLASAAMFHPIIVFMINISGFLISTIIFPLLFLSAMLSIVSLFSERYKVTQLAILLRNVAMGVMGSFLTIFLAILSIQGATSAMADGVTIRTAKYITGNFVPVVGRMFTDAADTVVSASVLVKNAVGLAGVFILLLLCAFPAMKILILALIYNFSSAVLQPLGNSPIIKALGTIGKSLLYVFAALATVGLMFFLAITIIIAAGNISLMVR from the coding sequence GTGGCACAAAGATGTACCCTCTTGCTCCTGTTTCTTCTGCTATTCTTTGCAGATGGTGCCATCGCAGTAGCATCAACCTCCGAGAATTTCTCGCCGGTGGAAAAAATGGTCAAGCAGCAGGCGGAGCACCTAAATCTGCAACAAATAGAGACCTTTTGGAAAAAGACATTAGACCAATACGAGGGGTACCTGCCAGATCTGAAACAAAAAGGCTTCATGCAATTACTGATGGAGGATGGTGGTTTGTCGCCATCTGGCATGTTTAAAGGGATTCTAAAATTCTTCTTTCACGAAATTCTCATGAACGGGAAGCTACTCAGCTCGATCATCATCATTACCGTATTTGCGATGCTACTAGAATCCATGCAGAATGCTTTTGAAAAAAATACAGTATCTGTTGTAGCCTACGCTATTGCTTACTTGGTTCTGATGGTGCTTGCGATGAATAGCTTTCATGTGGCGATTACCTACGCTAAGGATGCAATCCAAGGGATGTCAGACTTTATGCTCGCCATGATACCTCTTGTCCTTGCCTTGCTGGCCTCCATGGGCAACTTAGCTTCAGCAGCTATGTTCCATCCCATTATCGTCTTCATGATCAATATAAGCGGTTTTCTTATTTCCACGATAATCTTTCCACTTTTATTTCTCTCAGCGATGCTTTCAATTGTGAGTCTATTCTCAGAAAGGTATAAAGTAACCCAATTAGCTATATTGCTTCGAAATGTAGCCATGGGAGTGATGGGTTCCTTCTTAACTATCTTTCTTGCCATTCTAAGTATTCAGGGAGCTACCTCAGCCATGGCAGACGGAGTGACGATTCGAACAGCAAAGTATATCACAGGAAATTTTGTACCTGTGGTTGGGCGAATGTTCACGGATGCAGCAGACACCGTCGTAAGTGCTTCTGTGCTAGTAAAAAATGCAGTGGGACTGGCTGGTGTTTTCATTCTACTACTTTTATGTGCTTTTCCAGCTATGAAGATTCTCATATTGGCTCTGATTTATAATTTTTCCTCAGCGGTACTGCAACCGTTGGGAAATAGCCCAATTATCAAAGCTCTAGGAACTATCGGTAAAAGTCTACTGTATGTCTTTGCAGCCCTTGCAACAGTTGGATTGATGTTCTTTTTGGCCATCACCATCATTATTGCAGCTGGAAATATATCCTTGATGGTTCGGTAG
- the spoIIIAF gene encoding stage III sporulation protein AF, which yields MEWLNLWLRKVVLLVLLAAFLDLILPNTKIQQYVKMVMGLIILLTIMSPVFSIFQITPDELATKIGIYQNEQEKTEKQSQWEQLTQKLVQHKDAQMTQYVSSQLSNLLTEKVKQTYGITLSDVAIRFASPDSKEQVIKEITATISSGQHPTSPPKQERQEDTITPIEKITQIQSVEINLNDQREGNERKNEAIEASASVVKQDPLHAEIAAYIAKECGVEIKQVEVIAPKREAEKR from the coding sequence ATGGAATGGTTAAATCTCTGGTTACGAAAAGTTGTTCTACTAGTGCTGTTAGCCGCCTTTCTGGATCTCATCTTGCCCAATACGAAGATACAGCAATACGTGAAAATGGTGATGGGTCTTATTATTCTGTTAACAATCATGTCGCCGGTCTTCTCGATATTTCAAATTACACCAGATGAATTAGCTACTAAAATTGGTATTTACCAAAACGAACAGGAAAAGACCGAAAAACAGTCACAGTGGGAGCAATTAACACAGAAATTGGTTCAACATAAAGATGCACAAATGACCCAATACGTCTCATCACAATTAAGTAACCTACTTACTGAAAAGGTAAAGCAGACTTATGGGATAACACTCTCGGATGTAGCAATTCGATTTGCATCACCTGACTCGAAAGAACAAGTGATCAAAGAGATTACAGCAACGATTAGTTCAGGTCAACACCCTACAAGTCCACCCAAGCAAGAGCGACAAGAAGATACCATTACACCTATTGAGAAAATTACGCAGATCCAATCTGTTGAAATCAACCTAAATGACCAACGAGAGGGAAATGAGAGAAAGAATGAAGCTATCGAAGCTTCTGCTTCGGTGGTTAAACAAGACCCACTTCATGCAGAGATTGCGGCCTATATTGCCAAGGAATGTGGTGTGGAAATAAAGCAGGTCGAAGTAATTGCTCCCAAACGGGAAGCGGAAAAGCGCTAA
- the spoIIIAG gene encoding stage III sporulation protein AG, with protein MLNSLKKLIQSKDEPKKMKPLHYFIILLCLGAAFMIFTDFLSFTPDIAREQEGNYSSVQPPDDPVKSAPAFSSNATGGDLIREYENRFETQLKDILEKVTGVGSVEVMVNLDSTPEVVVEKNREQRQATTNETDKEKATRAQSDQSRNEQVVVMNGSKQEQPVIVKTLKPKVRGVLVVAKGAENIQVKAWITEAVQKTLEVPAYKISILPKK; from the coding sequence ATGCTGAATTCACTAAAGAAATTGATTCAATCCAAGGATGAGCCAAAAAAGATGAAGCCGCTTCATTATTTTATTATCCTGCTTTGCTTAGGGGCGGCATTCATGATTTTCACTGATTTTTTGTCGTTCACCCCAGATATAGCACGTGAACAGGAAGGTAACTATAGCTCCGTGCAGCCTCCTGACGATCCGGTTAAAAGCGCACCCGCTTTCTCTTCTAATGCAACAGGTGGCGACTTAATTCGAGAATACGAAAATCGTTTTGAGACCCAACTTAAAGATATTTTAGAAAAGGTAACTGGAGTAGGCTCTGTAGAAGTGATGGTGAATCTCGATTCGACTCCAGAAGTGGTGGTTGAGAAAAATCGGGAACAACGCCAAGCTACTACAAACGAAACCGACAAAGAAAAAGCGACCCGCGCTCAAAGTGACCAATCCCGCAACGAACAGGTAGTTGTCATGAATGGTTCCAAACAAGAACAGCCTGTCATAGTGAAAACCTTAAAACCTAAAGTGAGAGGAGTGCTGGTTGTAGCAAAAGGAGCCGAGAACATTCAGGTGAAGGCTTGGATTACAGAAGCTGTGCAAAAAACATTGGAAGTACCCGCTTATAAAATTTCTATTTTACCCAAAAAATAG
- a CDS encoding SpoIIIAH-like family protein, producing the protein MILRKQTVWLLTMLAVMVVLSGYYMVKGPNDQVPATTDHKEAQKENQSITGIEVDTKQLDQPMPDAKPVESKGEVDKDTTQATAKDAEKSDQKATNKNPGAATTPDVTALPAPEAADVFQGYKLKREAMTQLQKDEQTAIMTNSGSTPQAIAEANARLEELSTLEQQTLALEELIKTKGYKDCVVNTQKESISIIVQKDKVDSKEAIKLIALAKQHLNVPGKNITVSFQP; encoded by the coding sequence ATGATTTTACGTAAACAAACAGTCTGGTTGTTGACAATGCTCGCAGTAATGGTCGTGCTGTCTGGATATTATATGGTAAAAGGTCCAAACGACCAGGTGCCGGCAACCACCGATCATAAAGAAGCACAAAAGGAAAATCAATCGATTACAGGGATTGAAGTAGATACGAAGCAATTAGATCAACCAATGCCAGATGCAAAACCGGTTGAAAGCAAAGGAGAAGTAGATAAAGATACAACACAAGCTACCGCTAAAGATGCTGAGAAGTCGGATCAGAAAGCTACAAATAAAAATCCAGGAGCAGCCACAACACCTGATGTTACTGCATTACCTGCACCAGAAGCAGCCGACGTTTTCCAAGGATATAAGCTTAAGCGTGAGGCAATGACCCAATTACAAAAAGATGAGCAAACGGCCATTATGACCAACTCAGGTTCGACTCCACAAGCGATTGCAGAAGCAAACGCACGTTTAGAGGAATTATCTACCCTTGAGCAGCAAACACTAGCGTTAGAAGAGTTAATCAAAACCAAGGGTTATAAGGATTGCGTAGTGAATACGCAAAAGGAGAGTATCAGTATTATTGTTCAGAAAGACAAGGTGGATTCAAAAGAAGCAATTAAATTGATTGCTCTTGCCAAACAACATTTAAATGTTCCAGGCAAAAATATTACAGTTAGTTTTCAACCCTAA
- the accB gene encoding acetyl-CoA carboxylase biotin carboxyl carrier protein — MFKLHEIREIIKLLDQSSIKEFELEADGSKLSIKKSGGVEASQPVVVRSEPVAYTSAPAEQFIPKVEADVAPQSTPVAPVVAAPPVENEANLHKIVSPMVGTFYTSPEPGAPVYVNPGDRVTPNKVVCIVEAMKLFNEIEAEVSGEIVKVLVEDGQLVEYGQPLFLVKAQ, encoded by the coding sequence GTGTTTAAACTGCATGAGATCCGTGAAATTATCAAATTGCTGGACCAATCCTCCATTAAAGAATTTGAGCTTGAGGCGGATGGCTCTAAGCTCTCTATTAAAAAAAGCGGCGGAGTAGAAGCATCTCAACCAGTTGTTGTACGCTCTGAGCCTGTTGCTTATACATCAGCTCCAGCTGAGCAATTCATACCGAAAGTTGAAGCTGATGTTGCACCGCAATCAACACCTGTAGCACCAGTTGTTGCGGCTCCACCAGTAGAAAATGAAGCTAATTTGCATAAAATTGTTTCTCCAATGGTAGGTACATTCTATACATCCCCAGAACCAGGAGCACCAGTCTATGTAAATCCGGGTGATCGAGTTACGCCAAACAAGGTTGTTTGTATTGTAGAAGCAATGAAATTATTTAATGAAATCGAAGCAGAAGTGTCTGGCGAAATCGTCAAAGTCCTAGTAGAAGATGGACAATTGGTTGAGTATGGTCAACCTTTATTCTTGGTAAAGGCACAATAA
- the accC gene encoding acetyl-CoA carboxylase biotin carboxylase subunit produces the protein MFQKILIANRGEIAVRVIRACRELGIQTVAVYSEADREALHVKLADEAYCIGPTASKDSYLNMASIMSVATKVGADAIHPGYGFLAENADFAEICSACNITFIGPDPEAITGMGDKSTAKDTMKRAGVPTVPGTDGLIESIVEALDTAKEIGYPVMVKATAGGGGRGMRVAVDDEDLEKAIRQAQNEAKTAFGNAGVYLEKFVEGPRHVEIQIMGDKYGNVVYLGERDCSIQRRHQKLVEEAPSPALSQELRKQMGEAAVAAAKAVHYHGAGTVEFLLDKHGQFYFMEMNTRIQVEHPVTEMVTGLDLIKEQISVAFGNYLSFTQEDIVLDGWSMECRINAENPAKNFMPSPGKIEGYLAPGGFGVRIDSAAYPGYSIPPYYDSMIAKVIVWGKTREEAIERMKRALQEFMIEGIHTTIPFHLKLLEHEVFTGGQFDTKFLETYDLHLNDL, from the coding sequence ATGTTTCAAAAGATTCTCATTGCCAACCGCGGTGAAATTGCCGTGCGCGTTATCCGTGCATGCCGCGAATTAGGTATCCAAACGGTTGCTGTATACTCAGAGGCAGATCGAGAAGCCTTACATGTTAAGCTCGCTGATGAAGCTTACTGTATAGGGCCTACTGCTTCGAAAGACAGCTATTTAAATATGGCAAGTATCATGAGCGTTGCAACCAAGGTGGGAGCAGATGCAATTCATCCAGGATATGGATTTTTGGCAGAGAATGCTGACTTTGCTGAGATCTGTTCGGCTTGTAACATTACTTTTATCGGACCAGATCCAGAAGCCATTACAGGCATGGGGGATAAATCCACAGCTAAAGATACCATGAAGCGTGCTGGAGTTCCCACTGTTCCTGGAACGGACGGGCTAATCGAGAGCATTGTTGAAGCATTGGATACAGCAAAAGAGATCGGTTATCCTGTTATGGTTAAAGCTACAGCAGGCGGCGGCGGTCGAGGTATGCGAGTAGCTGTAGACGACGAGGATTTAGAAAAAGCAATTCGTCAAGCACAGAATGAAGCGAAAACGGCATTTGGAAATGCTGGCGTCTATTTGGAAAAATTCGTAGAAGGTCCTCGTCACGTAGAAATCCAAATCATGGGCGATAAGTATGGTAATGTGGTTTATCTTGGAGAGCGTGACTGCTCAATTCAACGACGTCACCAAAAATTAGTCGAAGAAGCTCCATCTCCAGCGCTAAGCCAAGAGCTACGTAAACAGATGGGAGAGGCTGCCGTGGCTGCTGCTAAAGCGGTGCATTACCATGGAGCAGGTACTGTAGAGTTCCTATTGGACAAACATGGCCAGTTTTACTTCATGGAAATGAATACTCGTATTCAAGTAGAGCATCCGGTAACCGAAATGGTCACGGGTTTAGACCTTATTAAAGAGCAAATCAGTGTAGCATTTGGCAACTATCTGTCCTTTACACAGGAAGATATCGTACTGGATGGCTGGTCAATGGAGTGTCGTATCAATGCTGAAAATCCGGCAAAGAACTTTATGCCGTCACCGGGAAAAATTGAGGGCTACTTAGCGCCAGGTGGATTTGGTGTCCGTATTGATAGCGCTGCATATCCGGGTTATTCGATTCCGCCATATTATGACTCCATGATTGCAAAGGTAATCGTTTGGGGGAAAACACGTGAGGAAGCTATTGAACGAATGAAGCGTGCGTTGCAGGAATTTATGATCGAAGGCATTCATACGACAATTCCTTTCCATTTAAAATTATTAGAGCATGAAGTTTTCACCGGTGGACAATTTGACACAAAATTTTTAGAGACATACGATCTTCATTTGAATGATCTATAG
- a CDS encoding Asp23/Gls24 family envelope stress response protein, which produces MEFIDAEETKSELGKIQIAPEVLEVIAGMASAEVDGVAHMTGGLVGDFVEKLGKKNAARGVRVEVGSKEAAVDVSIIVKYGHRIPEVARNIQDSVRNAIEAMTGLSVVEVNVHIIDVELKSEEKVQPAATPPATQTEEYQRVR; this is translated from the coding sequence GTGGAATTTATAGATGCAGAAGAGACAAAATCAGAGCTTGGAAAAATCCAGATCGCTCCCGAAGTCTTGGAAGTTATTGCTGGTATGGCATCTGCTGAGGTTGACGGAGTTGCACATATGACCGGTGGATTAGTTGGAGATTTCGTTGAAAAGTTAGGGAAAAAAAACGCAGCCCGAGGAGTACGTGTAGAAGTAGGCTCCAAAGAAGCAGCAGTTGACGTTTCCATTATCGTAAAATACGGCCATCGAATTCCTGAGGTAGCTCGTAACATTCAAGATAGCGTACGTAACGCAATTGAAGCGATGACTGGGCTATCAGTGGTGGAAGTGAATGTACATATCATCGATGTTGAATTAAAATCCGAGGAAAAAGTACAACCAGCAGCAACTCCACCTGCTACACAAACGGAAGAATATCAGCGGGTTCGATAA
- the amaP gene encoding alkaline shock response membrane anchor protein AmaP, whose translation MNLFDRFILTIYSIALTAGSIIAIGVITRLIQPYYVEAVLNELYNTDMINIPYLIVAVIFLVISVRFIFSAFPQRKVREEKGIYQRNENGMVNISFATIKAIAERAGRKVRGVRDLTTTIRSMENGNAIILKITVDGESPIPEMTQTLQTEVKQQVESIAGVDIAEVTVVVTEVVSKENNVAVRNRKLD comes from the coding sequence ATGAATCTTTTTGACCGGTTTATCCTAACAATTTACAGTATTGCGCTCACAGCGGGCTCAATTATTGCGATTGGTGTCATTACTCGTTTAATTCAGCCGTACTATGTAGAAGCGGTGCTCAATGAACTGTATAATACGGATATGATTAACATTCCCTATCTAATTGTAGCTGTCATCTTTTTGGTGATTAGCGTTCGATTTATTTTTAGTGCTTTTCCACAGCGAAAGGTACGAGAAGAAAAAGGGATCTATCAACGTAATGAGAATGGAATGGTAAATATCAGCTTTGCAACAATCAAAGCGATTGCAGAACGCGCAGGGCGAAAAGTTCGCGGTGTTCGCGATCTTACAACCACAATTCGCTCAATGGAAAACGGGAATGCAATCATTTTGAAAATCACTGTAGATGGTGAATCCCCTATTCCTGAAATGACGCAAACGTTGCAAACCGAAGTAAAACAGCAAGTGGAAAGCATCGCTGGCGTTGACATCGCAGAGGTGACTGTTGTGGTAACGGAAGTCGTCTCAAAGGAAAATAATGTCGCCGTTCGAAACAGAAAGTTGGATTAG
- a CDS encoding DUF2273 domain-containing protein — translation MLWELLWEHKGKLLGVLAGFLFGIIYLLVGFWNTLVFIVFIGTGYFIGQKLDRKEDLREILDRILPGKFK, via the coding sequence ATGCTTTGGGAGTTATTATGGGAACATAAGGGGAAACTGTTAGGAGTACTGGCTGGTTTTCTTTTTGGTATCATTTATTTGTTGGTGGGTTTCTGGAACACGCTGGTTTTCATCGTGTTTATTGGGACAGGCTACTTTATTGGACAAAAACTGGATCGAAAAGAAGACCTGCGAGAAATTCTCGATCGGATTTTACCTGGCAAATTTAAATAG
- the nusB gene encoding transcription antitermination factor NusB has translation MKRRIAREKAVQILFQIDMAEVELHHALHMVMEDSSEDNKYLLYLVEGSLNNLDSIDEAVKQYLRGWQLDRIANVDRAILRLAFFELMFEEGVPARVIVNEAIELAKLFSDDQSYRFVNGVLSNYLQSKERVETQE, from the coding sequence ATGAAACGCAGAATTGCACGCGAAAAAGCGGTTCAAATCCTTTTTCAAATCGACATGGCTGAGGTTGAGCTACACCATGCTTTACATATGGTGATGGAAGACAGCTCAGAAGACAACAAATACCTTTTGTACCTGGTAGAAGGCTCATTAAATAATTTAGATTCCATCGATGAAGCAGTGAAACAATATCTGCGTGGATGGCAATTGGATCGTATTGCAAATGTAGACCGTGCGATTTTACGCCTTGCCTTTTTTGAATTGATGTTTGAAGAGGGAGTACCAGCTCGCGTAATAGTGAATGAAGCGATTGAGCTAGCGAAGCTGTTTAGCGACGATCAGTCTTATCGTTTTGTGAATGGCGTGCTATCTAATTATCTGCAAAGCAAAGAAAGAGTAGAAACTCAAGAATAA
- a CDS encoding O-sialoglycoprotein endopeptidase — MKNVMVGIDTSNYRTSLCLATEDGEIVAEAKKLLRVKEGERGLQQSEAVFQHVMNLPELCDQLKLQEYQVKGICVSEKPRPKDGSYMPVFKVGEGLGKSLSLFLRVPLYLTTHQEGHIAAGEYTARQRPVNDRFLAVHLSGGTSEILSCQRTETGYLIDIIGGTIDLHAGQLVDRIGVALKLPFPAGPYLEELAKEVDHVETSVEEFRVSSSVKGLTFSFSGPENALLRANKEGMATPSQIARATEQCVANSLEKALRNAIEAGHGREVLIVGGVAANQYIRERLIKRLEHPAVKGKLFFCDPAYTGDNAYGVAMLGWMKAKGEH, encoded by the coding sequence ATGAAAAACGTGATGGTAGGAATTGACACCAGCAATTATCGGACATCGCTTTGCCTTGCAACAGAAGACGGTGAGATTGTCGCAGAAGCCAAAAAACTCTTGCGTGTGAAAGAAGGAGAGCGGGGTTTGCAACAATCGGAAGCCGTCTTTCAGCATGTGATGAACCTTCCTGAACTTTGTGATCAATTAAAATTACAAGAGTATCAAGTAAAGGGGATTTGTGTAAGTGAAAAGCCTCGCCCTAAAGATGGGTCCTACATGCCTGTCTTTAAAGTGGGTGAAGGCCTAGGTAAATCACTTTCTTTATTTTTGCGTGTCCCTCTTTACCTGACTACGCATCAGGAAGGTCACATCGCGGCAGGCGAATATACAGCTAGGCAAAGACCTGTAAACGACCGATTTTTAGCTGTCCATTTATCTGGGGGAACCAGTGAAATTCTTTCGTGCCAACGTACTGAAACAGGCTACCTGATAGATATCATTGGAGGAACAATCGATCTGCATGCAGGACAACTGGTTGATCGCATCGGGGTAGCTTTGAAACTGCCTTTCCCTGCTGGGCCTTATCTGGAGGAACTAGCTAAAGAGGTAGATCACGTAGAGACCTCAGTAGAAGAATTCAGAGTGTCCTCTTCTGTAAAAGGACTTACCTTTAGCTTCTCTGGTCCAGAAAATGCTTTATTACGAGCAAACAAAGAGGGAATGGCAACCCCTTCCCAAATCGCTCGGGCAACGGAACAGTGTGTGGCTAACAGTTTAGAAAAAGCCTTGCGCAATGCGATTGAAGCTGGTCACGGTCGGGAAGTGCTGATTGTAGGTGGCGTAGCGGCTAACCAATACATACGTGAACGCTTGATTAAACGACTCGAACATCCAGCGGTAAAGGGCAAACTCTTTTTCTGCGACCCTGCTTATACAGGTGATAATGCATATGGTGTAGCTATGTTAGGATGGATGAAAGCTAAAGGCGAACATTAA
- the folD gene encoding bifunctional methylenetetrahydrofolate dehydrogenase/methenyltetrahydrofolate cyclohydrolase FolD: protein MTAQVINGKEFAKSYRARIKQEVAELVDKGIQPGLAVVLVGDDPASQTYVNGKIKACEETGITSKSFRLESTVTQQEVVDLVEELNQDPNIHGILVQLPLPKHMNEEAIIDTISPEKDVDGFHPISVGNLCIGKDTFLPCTPHGVIELIKSTGISMEGKHAVVVGRSNIVGKPVSLLLLHENATVTMCHSRTKNLEEQTRQADILVVAVGIAHLIKKEHVKEGAIVIDVGMNRLDGKLTGDVLFDEVKEVASHITPVPGGVGPMTITMLMQNTVISAKRKLTV from the coding sequence ATGACAGCCCAAGTAATCAATGGTAAAGAGTTTGCAAAATCGTATCGTGCACGAATCAAACAAGAGGTAGCAGAACTAGTTGATAAAGGAATTCAACCTGGTTTGGCTGTTGTTTTAGTCGGTGATGATCCTGCTTCTCAAACGTATGTGAACGGCAAAATCAAAGCATGTGAAGAAACAGGAATTACCTCTAAATCATTTCGTCTTGAAAGTACCGTAACACAGCAGGAAGTAGTAGATTTGGTAGAGGAATTAAATCAAGATCCGAACATTCATGGAATTTTGGTACAATTACCTTTGCCTAAGCATATGAACGAGGAAGCGATTATTGATACTATTTCCCCGGAAAAGGATGTTGACGGGTTTCATCCGATCAGTGTAGGTAACTTATGTATTGGTAAAGACACGTTTCTTCCTTGCACGCCACATGGTGTGATTGAGCTGATTAAAAGTACAGGAATTAGTATGGAGGGTAAGCATGCTGTAGTAGTAGGTCGGAGTAATATAGTAGGGAAACCAGTTTCTTTATTACTTTTGCATGAAAATGCTACGGTTACCATGTGTCATTCTCGTACAAAAAATCTGGAGGAACAAACTCGTCAGGCTGATATATTGGTGGTTGCAGTAGGAATAGCTCACTTAATCAAGAAAGAGCATGTAAAAGAAGGTGCTATTGTCATTGATGTTGGAATGAACCGTTTAGATGGCAAGCTGACTGGAGATGTTTTGTTTGATGAAGTGAAGGAAGTAGCGAGTCATATCACTCCAGTTCCAGGTGGCGTTGGACCAATGACAATCACAATGCTCATGCAGAACACGGTCATCTCTGCAAAGCGAAAACTGACTGTATAA
- the xseA gene encoding exodeoxyribonuclease VII large subunit produces the protein MKPAEVMSVAELNRYVKRMMEGDLRLADVWIRGEISNFTHHHSGHMYFTLKDKDSRLKIVMFASYNRFLTFIPKNGTKAIVRGSISVFERDGAYQLYARELQPDGIGALFLAYEQLKEKLQQEGLFASERKRALPRFPKTIGVVTSPTGAAIRDIITTLKRRYPQAGIMLAPAIVQGVEAPASIIRAIRNMNQYQVDVMIVGRGGGSIEELWAFNDEAVARAIVASQAPVISAVGHETDFTIADFVADMRAATPTAAAELAVPHYLEWMERVKQLDHRLARALQTQLQEKRTHLQRLQQSYGLKNPLRRVEERRQRIDEVTLRLSAIMKMKVVRKREQVRHVKQRLKQIRLERQVEEKRVQINRMQSQLTQHMKQKTERSRQAWLALVQHLDALSPLKVMQRGFSLSYKGDTLIKSVEGIEVGDQLMIRYQDGKIMTTVTDIERKEENHGS, from the coding sequence ATGAAGCCAGCAGAGGTTATGTCTGTAGCGGAGTTAAACCGCTATGTGAAGCGTATGATGGAGGGAGATCTTAGGCTAGCTGATGTTTGGATTCGCGGAGAGATCTCTAACTTTACGCATCATCACAGTGGTCATATGTACTTCACGTTAAAAGACAAAGATTCACGGCTTAAAATCGTGATGTTTGCTAGCTATAACCGTTTCCTTACATTTATACCGAAGAATGGAACCAAAGCGATTGTGCGTGGTTCCATTTCTGTATTTGAGAGGGACGGAGCATATCAATTATATGCAAGAGAATTACAGCCTGATGGGATAGGGGCTTTATTTCTTGCCTATGAGCAATTAAAAGAAAAACTGCAACAGGAAGGTTTGTTTGCTTCTGAAAGAAAGCGGGCATTACCCAGGTTTCCGAAAACGATCGGAGTGGTTACATCACCTACTGGAGCAGCAATACGCGATATTATTACCACACTCAAGCGCAGGTACCCCCAAGCAGGAATTATGCTTGCTCCGGCGATTGTACAAGGTGTCGAGGCTCCTGCTTCCATCATCCGTGCTATACGAAATATGAATCAGTATCAAGTAGATGTAATGATCGTAGGTCGGGGAGGAGGCTCGATTGAAGAGCTTTGGGCATTTAATGATGAAGCGGTTGCCAGAGCTATAGTGGCTTCACAAGCTCCTGTGATTTCAGCAGTTGGTCACGAGACAGATTTTACTATTGCAGATTTTGTGGCAGATATGAGAGCAGCAACCCCGACTGCTGCAGCCGAATTAGCCGTACCTCATTATTTGGAGTGGATGGAGCGAGTCAAGCAGTTAGATCATCGACTGGCTCGTGCCCTACAAACACAACTTCAAGAGAAGCGCACCCATTTACAAAGATTACAGCAATCGTATGGGTTAAAAAATCCGTTGCGTCGAGTAGAAGAGAGACGACAGCGAATTGATGAGGTAACGTTACGTCTTAGTGCCATCATGAAAATGAAGGTAGTTCGAAAACGAGAGCAAGTACGCCATGTGAAACAACGGTTAAAACAAATTCGATTAGAGCGACAAGTGGAAGAGAAACGTGTTCAGATCAACCGCATGCAAAGCCAATTGACACAGCATATGAAGCAAAAAACTGAACGGTCTCGACAAGCATGGTTGGCTTTGGTTCAGCACCTGGATGCGTTAAGTCCGTTAAAGGTTATGCAACGTGGTTTTAGCCTATCTTATAAGGGTGATACATTAATCAAATCTGTTGAGGGAATTGAAGTGGGCGATCAGCTCATGATACGATATCAAGATGGAAAGATCATGACAACGGTAACAGACATAGAGCGAAAGGAAGAGAACCATGGCTCGTAA
- the xseB gene encoding exodeoxyribonuclease VII small subunit: MARKKAEQETELLFEEAMQRLEEVVRQLEEGDVPLEKAIDLYQEGIQLSRQCATKLDVIEAKVIQLLDQDGSVSDRPFHVEED; encoded by the coding sequence ATGGCTCGTAAAAAAGCAGAACAGGAAACGGAACTTCTATTTGAAGAAGCAATGCAACGGCTGGAAGAAGTGGTGCGTCAGCTAGAAGAAGGTGATGTTCCTTTGGAGAAAGCGATTGATTTGTACCAAGAAGGAATTCAACTATCTCGTCAATGTGCAACGAAGCTAGATGTAATTGAAGCTAAGGTAATTCAGCTTCTAGACCAAGACGGCAGCGTATCGGATCGTCCGTTCCATGTGGAGGAGGACTAG